A region of the Candidatus Moraniibacteriota bacterium genome:
GCATAAATTTTTATAAATCATTTATTTTTTATATTTTTAGACTTTGCTTATAAAAAGCATCGTTATTAATTATATTATAGCAATATGATGCTAAAAAATCTACTTCTTTAATTAGTTTACTTGCAGTTAATATTCAAATGTTTTGAAATGTTAAGCAAAATTCCTACGGCTGACATTAAAAAAATAAGTGATGTTCCGCCATAACTTACAAATGGAAGAGGAACGCCTGTGAGTGGAACCAACGCTATATTAGCACTTATGTTAATGAAAGCCTGAAAAGCTATCCACATTATTACGCCTGTTGCCAATAATCTTCCAAACATGTCTGGCGAATTCTTTGCGATTTTTATGCCACGTAAAGCTAGCAAAACTATCAAAACAACAAGGGTTACGGCTCCGATAATTCCTAATTCTTCTCCTATTATGGCAAAAATTGAATCACCTACTGGTTCTGGTAAATAGTTAAATTTTTGCCGGCTATGGCCTAAGCCGACTCCCAAAAGACCTCCCGATCCTATAGCTAATAAAGCTTGATTGATTTGATATCCAATTCCTTGCGGATCAAAACCTCTGTCAAGAAAAGTTGCTATACGATTGAAACGATAAGGTTCAATTTTAACAAGTATCCAAAGCAAAAAAAATCCTAGTATGCCCATTGAAAAAATATGCTTCAGGCTAGCTCCAGATATAAAAAAAATTGAAATAGAGGTAAGTAAAATTACACCTAAAGTTCCTATATCTGGCTGCTTTATAATTAAAAATCCTATAAATGCCATAATTCCTAAAAAAGGCAGAAATCCTTCAAGAAAATCTTTTATTCTGTGAACTCCTCTGCTTTCAAGCCAGGCAGCTAAGTAGATTATTATGGAAAGTTTTGCCATTTCTGAAGGTTGAAATGAAAATGAACCAAGCTGAATCCAGCGACTGGCACCATATATTTTTGTTCCAATCCCAGGAACAAAAACCAAAATAAGAAATACTAATGAAATAAAAAATAAAGGCACGGAAACTTTTTTCCAAAAATGATAATCTATCTTAGAAAAAGTATATAGGGCTATAATTCCAGGAATAACACCAAAAAATAACTGGTGTTTAAAAAAATAATATTCGTCAGCAAAACGCGTTTCGGAATAAATAACTCCTGCACTGGCAATCATAACCAGCCCGAAAGCCAGCAGGATGAGCACAACGGTAAGCAATGTTTTATCTACTGACTTTTCATACATAATTTTTGTTTTGAATTTTTCTTTCTCCATTTTTCTATTTCCTTGTGATTTCCGGATAATAAAATTTTTGGCACTTTCCACTTATTAAAAATTTCTGGTTTTGTATATTGTGGAAATTCAAGATAGCCTTCTTTTGAATGTGATTCTATTTTTGTGCTTTCGTTGTTGCCTAGAACCCCAGGAATTATCCTAGAAACGGAATCTGCTACAATCATAGCTGGGATTTCGCCGCCAGTCAGAACGTAATCTCCTATAGAAATTTCTTCATCGGCAATATATTTAGCTACCCTTTCATCAACTCCTTCATATCTTCCACAAATAAAAATAAGTTGATCGTATTTTGAAAGCCTTTTAGCATCTTTTTGTGTATATTTTTTACCCTTAGCGGAAAATAAAACAATCCTTACTTTTAACTTTCGACTCCTGATTTTTGATTTTAAAGATTGAACACATTTATATATTGATTCAATCTTAAGCACCATTCCGGCTCCTCCGCCATAAGGCGTATCATCCACAGTTTTGCGTTTGTCAGTCGTATAGTCACGTAAATTATGAATGTTAATATCTATTAAGCCATTTTTCCGCGCACGCTTGAGGATTGACTCATTGAAATACGAATCAAAAATCCTAGGGAAAATTGTGATAATATCAAATTGCATATGATTTCCTTTTTAGCTTAACTATGGCCATTTTATCATATTTTTGGGAAAACAAAAACCCCAGTTACAGTTGCTAAATATTTTTTTTTATATTATCCTTATTTCAGATAATTAATTATTAAAAAAATAAATTATATGACAGGAAACATATTTTCATCCTTAGAAAAAGGGTCTCGATTACCAGAGGAACCGTTAAATCTTCATGGTGATAAAAATGGAAAAGAACAAGAACCTTTAACAAAAGAATTTCATGTGTGTGATTCAATGAGAACACAATTACTAGAAGAAATTGAACAAGCTATTAGACTTCTTAGTAACTTTGATCCAGACTACAGTCCAGAGGAATTAAAAGGAATAACAGAAAAATATCATTTGATACCAAGAAACAACATTGATGTTGTACTTGGGGAATTAAAAAATATGAAAAAAAAGTTCGAAGATAATACTTTTTACATGAACTCTTTAAGGAATATGAATTTTAAACTAGTATTATCTGAACGGGAACCCAAAGAAGCTGATAAATATTTGATGGATGGTTTAATATCAGGAGCTGCTCAGAAACACTAAAATTCAATAAAATTAAAAATAGCAAAAACCCCAGCAAAAAACTGGGGTTTTTATTATATAAAGAATTTTTGAACAAATTACATATTTCCTAAAACATCATCGATGCTTTTCTTGGGTTCATCTGATGTTTTAGCTGGTCTTTCACCGCGATTTGAACCTTCCGGTTCATTAATCTTAAGATTTACGCGTGCATTGTTCCTTGCTCCGATAACTCTCAAAATTGTGCGGAGAGCCTTGGCTGTCTGGCCTTCGCGGCCAATTACCATTCCCATATCAGCGGGATTTACATCCAGTGATATCAGGACGCCCATTTCATCAATTTTTCTTTCAACCTTTACATCATCAGGATTATCAACGAGTGCTTTTACAGCAAACTCCAAAAACTCCTGATCAGTAGCTCTTTTGTCTGTCATAATTATGCTTTCTTTAATTACTGATTAATAATAAGAAAGATTCATGAAATAGTTGACCAAACCATTTCTATTCTATCTTTCTAGCTAAAATTATAATCTGATTTTTTGTTTTTGTCAATCACGCTAAAAATAAAACAAATAAGTAAAGATAGTTTGAACTAATTTTTCCTTCTTTTAAATAAAACTGTTACCGTTTTTAAGCATATTTGTATATCAAGCCATAGTGACCAATTTTCTATATAATAAACATCTAACTTATACTCATCTTCAAATTGCAAATCGCTACGTCCTGATATCTGCGCCATACCCGTAACTCCCGGTTTTATAGTAAGTAAGCGCCTGTGATATTCATTATACTTTTCAACTTCTCTTTTCTGGTGTGGTCTTGGACCAACAATACTCATTTCCCCTTTTAAAACATTGAAGAATTGAGGTAATTCATCTATTGAATATTTTTCTATAAAATTACCCACCCTGGTTTTGCGAGGATCATTTTTTATTTTATACAAAGGACCATGACGTAAACTATGTTTTTCTATTAATTCCTTTTCATATCTTAAAGCCTCTTCGATTTTTTTATTTTCTTTAGTGACACAATATTCCCACTTCATATAACGGAATTTATAGGCAAAAAATTTTCTGCCATCATTGCCGACACGTTCATTTTTATAAATTATCGGCCGTCCAGTTTCCATCCAAACAGCAGCAGCAACAACTAGCATAATTGGAGAAAAAAGAATAATAAGCAAAATCGATCCGATAATATCAAAAGTGCGTTTTAATATTTTGCCCCAGCCATCTAACGGAGTATGCTTAACTTCTATAATTGGTTCTCCATTAAAAATACTGGCTTCAAATTTCGCCGTTTGTAGGGTTGTTGGCATAAACTTATAGGCGATATTATTTATTGCACAATAGTCTATAAGCTTTTCCTGTTCTGAATCAGTTATAGATGCATCACACGTTATTATTTCATCAACTCCTAACTTGTTCCTTATCTCTTTAATTCTGTGAATACTGGCTGAATCTATATTGGAAACAATTTTATAACCTGAATATAGATTGTTTCTTATGGCTTTTTTAATAAGTTCAATCTTGTCGTTATTGCCTATAAGAAGAAGTCTGTGAACACCTATACCTTTGTATCTAAAGAACAATTTTTGTATTTCACGCAACATTGACCTTCCAATTATCACATATACCGTTGCCAAAACCCATCCCGCTAAAATTATAAAACGAGAAGAAAACCACTCTCTTTTTAAAAATATACTCACAATGATAGCGACTAGACCTATAGATGTAGCAGAAAAAACCTTTAAGGATTCTCTTCCAAATTTACGAGTCACTTTCAAGTCATATAACCCCTCAAGAGCATAAATTAAAATAAAAAAAGGAACTATCATAATCACAACAATAATGTAGCTCCTAAATGGAAAATTATAAAGTTTTGGCTGAAGCGCAATGATTTGGGGAATATCACGAATGGCAAAAGCACTAAGCGCTGCCAATATTATCATGGCTATATCCATTGGAACCTGTATTGCACTGAAAAACAATTCACTGCGTTTTTTCATTTTTATTCTTTAAGTTTAAAATTTATCAAGGCATCTCATAAGCCGGATTCTGTCAAGGATAATCATTTATCTATTTCCGATATTGCTATTGGAAATTAAGCGACACTTCCAGTACTTCCTAGGGGAGTGCTAGATACGGTCTTGCATCCGGGTAAGGTTTTAGCCGTTTCACCTCTTATATTACTATAAGAACTTACCCTATTTTTTCAATAGGATAATTTAATTCTTTCGAATTAAATCGTCTCTGCTCGCACCTCTAAAATTACTTTCGACGGGAGTTACCCGCTACCCCGCTACCTGTCATTTATAAGTGACAGGTGAATGTCCGGACTTTCCTCTCTAATAAAAAATTAGAGCGATTATCTCAATGCCTTGATAAATTATAATCTCAAAGAACTCTATATATTATAGCATAATGTGACTAATCAACTTTATATAAAAAATACTATTTTGTCAAGTTTCATTGATCACTTCTAATGCTATATTATGGCTTATTTAAAGCAATATTTTCATTTTTAATTAATATTTTTCCTTAAAATACCATTCATAAACCTCTTTAGTAACTGGTAAAGCGCTAGAATGTCCTTCTCCGCCCCCTTCAACAAGTACTACCATTGCAATCTGAGGATTATTATATGGTGCAAATGATATAAACCAACCATGCGTTTGATTATTTGACCCAAATTGTGCTGTACCAGTTTTTCCCGCAATATCAACTGGAAGATCCTTGAGCGACTGTGCTGTTCCTTCTGTCACAACCTGGCGCATACCTTCTCTAATAACATTTATTATATCAGGAGAAACAAAATTCGAACGAATAACTTGTGGCTGTATTAAAGTCAATATTTCATCACCTTTTTTTATTTGAGAAACTATATGAGGTTTAAAAAGCGTACCACCATTCGCTATGGTTGATGTATAATTAGCAAGCTGAAGAGGAGTTGCTGTTATATATCCCTGACCTATAGCAGCATGATAGCTATTACCAATAGACCATTTTTCCCCAATTTTATTCTGTTTCCATTGTTCATCTGGAATAAGCCCACTAGATTCTCCCCCTATATCTATGCCCGATAATTGGCCAAATCCATATAAGTTATACCATTTTTTCATTCTGTTCATGCCAAGCCCTTCAATTTTACCATAACCACCTCCGATAGTATAAAAAAATATATCATTACTTTCAGCAATAGCTTTGCGTACATCGCTTGGAGCATGCGCCTTCCAATCACCAAAGGAATAATTGCCTATTTTGAGCACTCCACCTAAACCACTTATAATTGTTGAGGGGGTTATAATGCCTTCAGATAAAGCAGCTGTAGCAATTACAGGTTTTATTGTAGAACCAGGAGGATATTCACCGGATATTGCACGATTAAAAAGTGGCTTATTTGAATTATTTATTAATTTTGAATAATCGGTTTCTGATATTTTTTGAGCAAATAAATTATTGTCATAACTTGGTATACTTATCATAGCTAACACTTCTCCATTTTGTGGATTTATCGCAACTGCTGCAGCAGTTTTTGTTTTTGTTTTTTCCAAGATATCATTAAGACTGTCATATATTTTTTTTTGCAAATTAGCATCAATGCTTAATACTAAATCACTCCCAGGATTTGGATTTATTATTCCTAATTCCCGCTTTATATTTCCCATTGAATCAACCTCCATTTGATTAGCGCCACGAGTACCCCTTAAAAATTGTTCGTACGACTTCTCTATGCCATGTTTACCAATATAATCAGTAAGTGAATATCCTTGTTCTTTTTCGAGTTCTTTTTTTTCAATTTTTCCTTCATATCCCAAGATATGAGAAAATATTGAACCATCCATATATGAACGAATCGCTGTTTTTTCAATACTGACACCTGGAATAGAATTATTTTTTTCAAGCAAAACAAGAGATTCATCTTGAGAAATGTGTTCTTTAAGTAAAACAGCATTGAGAGAATTTGAAACACTATTTTCTAATTTTGTTCGAATTTCATTTTCGTCCATTTTTAAAACATCTGAAACAATATTCGCTATTTCTTTTATTTTTTGTTTATCTTTTGGAATGTCGGCTGGTATAATAACAGCATCGATACTTGGGATATTACTAACTAAAGCATTGCCACTTCTGTCAAAAATTCTTCCCCTTGATGCTTGTATAACAACTGATCGAATGCTATTGCCTTTAGAAACATCTTTGTAATAAGCTCCTCTTATTACTGTCAAAAAAAATATCCTGCAAAAAAGAGCTCCGAAAGCAATTAAAATAATCCACCAAAAAACAGTAAACCATTTTTTCTCAAAAGGTTTTTCCATTCTGGCAGCTTCTTTTTCTGTAGCCGTAAGCACATAATCTTCAATCTCCATCCCGGAAAAAAACTTTATAATACTACGTTTACGTTTTGGCATAATTATTTTTCTAATTTAAAGAATTCTTTGATTTTTTTAATCAGAAAAAATAAAAACAAAAACAATATCGAATTAGACATAATCTGAAAAGCTATATGTTTCAGACTGCCGAATATTTTCCAATATAAATGAAGATCTTGAAAATTCCAGACTGTTATTAAAGCTATTATACTTTTAGAAAGAAGAGTGGCAATGATAACAAACATGAACAGCAATACCCACCCTATTCCTTTAACCTCCAGGGACAAGCGTCTGGAAAAAAAACTCACAAAATAAACAACTAATGAGAATATTAAAGCGTGTTCTCCTATTACTGAATAAGAAGCTAAATCATATAATATACCGAGAATTATAGACCAGCCTAGGAATGCAAAAAATCCATCAATTACAGATAGCACCAGCACTAACATTAATACTATATCTCCATTAAAATTTGACCCTAAAATAACCGGCAATATACTGGTTTGAATTACTATTGCTATAAAAAAAATTAACAAATAAATAAGCTTTTTTTTCATTATTATTTATTGTTTTTAATAACAAAAACCATGCGTATATTTGAAATTTGAAGCGGAGCTGTTAGCACAGCTTGTTGAAAAAGATGGTCTTCGGATTGATGTATTTCTTGAATAGTCCCGACATAAAGTCCGCGTGGAATTTCGCCGCCAATGCCAGACGTAATTACACTATCACCTATACTAATAGAATCTGTTTGAAGCACCATATCGAATATAATTCCAAGTCCGTATTCTCCTTTTGCAACCCCTTTGGCACCGCTTTCAACGTCTATTATATTTACAGTGCTTTTAGGATTAGTCAGGAGCATTACCTGTGAACTTTTTCTATTAACTTCATATATACGCCCTATTATAATTCCTTTAGAAACAATTACTGGCATCCCTGGAAAAATTCCATCTTCGCTTCCTTTATCAATCTCCAGCCAATTGCCGGTGCCACTTGGATCATAGCTAACTATAAAAGCAGCGGATAAATCATATTTGTCACGTGGAATCAGATTTAATTGTTCGCGAAGTGTTGTATTTTCATTTTTTATATCACTAATTGATGCATTTTCAAATAAAAGTACTTGATTATCCCTGATAAGTTGTTCATTTTCGCTTTTAAGTTGATCTATTGATATGATAAATTCCTTAATGTTATTAATTCCAACAGAAAATGAATAGAAAAACTTTTGAAAAGGTTTTAGTGAGGCTAAAAAACCAGAGCGAACAGGTTTAAAAATATCAGAAGGATTTAAAAAAATAAGCAGCAAAAATAATGCTGCAATTATAATAATTTTGAAAAATTTAGTATGAATAAATTTCTGCATTTATTTTATAATTTTTATTTGAACGATTTTTCTCTTTGATCCTCCACCAGAACATCTTTAAGTGTTTCTATATCTTCAAGAACTATGCCGACACCACGAACAACTGCAGTTAGGGGATCCTCCATCATTCTTACTGGCATTTCAGTCTGATTTGCAACCAATTTATCCAAGCCACGTATCAAGCTTCCACCGCCAGCTAAAATAATTCCTCTCTGCATTATATCAGAAAGCAATTCTGGAGGTGTTTCTTCAATAACTGTTTTAATATTATTAATTATGATTCTTATTGAACGTGAAATTGCTTCTCTGATTTGTTCATCATTAATAATAGCTTCTTTAGGCAATCCACTGACTAAATCACGTCCACGCACTGAAATTTTTAAAGACTCTTTAGGTGGATAGGCACTTCCAACGGCAATCTTTATATCTTCAGCTGTTTTTTCACCTATTAGTAAATTAAATTCATCGCGGCAATAACGTATAATATCTTCATTCATTTCATCACCTGCTACTCTTAGGCTTCTAGCACTTACCACTCCGCCTAGGGAAATTACGGCAATTTCTGATGTTCCACCACCAATATCAACAACCATATTTCCTCTTGCATCTGTAACTGGAAGACGAGCTCCTATTGCAGCAGCCATTGGCTCTTCTATAAGAAATGCTTCACGGGCTCCCGCATTTAAAGCAGCATCGACTACAGCTTTTTTTTCAACTTCCGTAATGCATGAAGGAATACCAATTAATATTCGCGGGCGCGGTGAAAAAGAAAAAGAATCTTTGTTTATCTTTTCAACAAAATATTTAAGCATCTGTGTTGTTACTTCAAAATCGCTAACAACTCCATCTACAAGTGGCCTTGTTGCAACAATATGACCTGGCGTTTTTCCAACCATACGTTTAGCTTCTCTTCCAATTGCAAGAACCTGCCCGGTACGCTTATTGATTGCAACTACTGATGGTTCATTAATTACAATTCCCTTGCCCTTAAGATAAACAAGTGTGTTGGCGGTTCCTAAATCAATACCTATATCACGAGATATGTTATTGAAAAAATTCCCAAAAATACGTTGAAATATGTTTTTTACTTTTTCCCCCATAATATATTTATTTAAATAACACAAAAAGGCTTTCCTAAAGGAAATATTTGCTTTTAAACTTATTGTGTTTTTTGTTTTTACCTTATTTTATAATAAGGCAAGCTAACCTTAATGTCAAAAAATGAAGCTATAAACCAAATTTAAGTTTATTAGCAACATGCTGTTCAAAAGTGGCTGAATAAACTGTATTTTTTGGATTTTTTGGATCAGTTAAGAAATAATTATAATTTGTCTTTTCGGGATTAAGAGTTGCATGTATAGTATTTATGCCAGGATTAGATATAGGACCTGGAGGCAAACCCTTGTATTTATAGGTATTGTATGGCGATTCAACTTGTGTATCTTCATATGTATATTGAGCCTTATTTACACCTAAAATATAGGCTAGAGTGGCACAAGACTGAAGATTACGACCATCGGCAATTCTTTTCCAAAATATGCCTGAAACTATTTTGAAATCTTCAATTGTGCTGACTTCTTTTTCTATTATACTTGCCATGGTCAATATTTGAAAGATAGATTTTTTTTGAATAGCGATTTCATTTTTTATATCATCATTCATTTTTAATTCGGTATTATTTAAAATCTTTTTTAAAATACCTTCTGGAGTAGCATCTTTTGAAAAATTATAAGTGTCAGGAAAAAGATATCCTTCCAGCGAAGCGCTTTCAGGTTTATCTGAAAAAATAGAAAACTGGGAAATGATATCTTTAGGAGGATCATTTACTAAGTTTAAAAAAGCTTTTCCATTAAAACCTTTTTCGTCCAAGCGATTGGCCATTTGTTTTGCTGTCCAACCCTCAGGAAAGGTTACGCTCACGAAGGCCTTCTGCGGATTAGTTATTAAAGTAGCAACTTCTGGAATTGTAAGATTTCCACTTAATAAATATGCTCCTGGATAAATTTTGTTCATTAGATTATGCGACTTAAGATAGAGCCAGAAATATATTTTATTGGAAATAATTCCTTCTGATTTAAGATTTTTTGCTATAGCAGTATTACCTTCCCCTTTTTCTATATTAAATATTTTATTTGAATTTCTTGTTCCATGAGAAAAATATATTTGATTATAAATATAAAAAAAAGTTCCTATAATGGCTACAGCAATGATAAATATTATGATTATTTTTTTTCCTAATCTCATTTAGTTTGTTTATTAATTATTTTCGTCATAAATAAATGGTACAAAAGAAAAACCCGGATATTTTTCTATATAAATATCATCTTCCCCCCTCTTTTCAACATACCAAACTGAATTCCTTACTGGAATAACCATCTTACCTCCTATGGATAATTGTTTTTCAAATACTGGGGGAATTTCATCAACTGAAGCACTAACCAGAATCCTGTCATAAGGAGCATTTTTTTCAAATCCATTTTTTGCCGATTCACAGTAAACCTCCGCTATTCCTTTTTTAATGAAACCAAATTTATTAATATTCTTCTTCCCAATTTCGCATAAATCTTTTATTTTTTCCATTGCCGTCACCCTCCCTTTTTCTCCCACAATATGGGCTAAAAGTCCTGTTGTCCAGCCTGAACCACTTCCAACATCCAATATGTTTTGTCCGCGTTTCGGATCTAAAAGTTCAAGCATGAAAGCAACTGTCAGTGGCTGAGATATTGTCTGTCCGCATCCTATGGGCAAAGGTATGTTTGCATCCGACTGAGAAGAAAGGTCTTCTGGAACAAACTCAATCCTGTGCACATTAGAAAAGGCATCAATAATATCATCATTGCGCAAGTATCCGTTTTTTATTAAATCATTAACAAGGCGACTCATAGAAATTTCTAATAATTTTTTAAAATTATGAGATTTTAAAATATGTATTTAACTATATTCCTATTACTTGCACTATAACATCGCGCTTTCTAGAACCATCGAATTCAACCGCAAAAATACTTTGATTTTTACCAATTGTAAGTTTGCCTCTTTCGATAGGAATTGTCTGACTAACTCCTGTTAAAAATGATTTGCAATGCGAGTGTCCATTACTCCTGCCGTCTGAATGCGAAGCCTTACGCAACTCAAATAAATCATGCGAATATTGGTCATCAACTGGAGCAAGTTTATATAATACCTTCATGAAATCCTGCATAAGCATAGGTTCGTTATGATTAATAACAATGCCCATAGTAGTATGCGGAGCAAAAACAATCGCACATCCCTCTCGGACTCTTGAATCATCGATAATTTTTTGAATTTGTTCAGTTAAATCAAAAAATTCTACTTGGCTTTTGCTTTCCAGATCAATTTTTTGTTTGTATATTTTTTCCATAAATTTTTTTATATTAATTTAAAAAATTACTTATTTTTGTCGTATATTTCATTTTTATTTTACTACAATTATTGTTTTATACAAATGTGATTAACTTTTATTTTCAGTAAGTTTCATTTTTTTATAAACACTTCCAGCTGCAACTGCACCTTCAGCTACTGCTGTAGCAATTTGGCGAAATTTATTTGAACCTGTTGTGACATCTCCTGCTGCATAAACATGTTCAAGATTTGTGCTCTGATCAGATTTTACAATTATATAATCATGTTCATCAGTTTTAACCCCTAATTCCTTAGCAACTACAACCCCAGGCGCAGAACCTATTTCTATAAAAATACCCTGCGTCTCGATTTCTTTTTTTTCTCCATTTTTTGTTGTATATGATAGTCCAGAAACTTTTTCATCTCCCAATATCTTTTCAATCTCGCTGAAAGATTCTTCTTTTATTTTTTCGTTACTCTTTATTTTTTCTTCCCAAGCTGGTTCAAAACATTTTGTCCCTTCTTTGTATAAAAGATGTACGGAATTCGCAAATTCAGCCAGATGAAGCGAGGCCGTGGCTGCGCTGTCGCCTCCACCTATGACAGCCACATCTTTATTTTTGAAAAACATTGCATCACAGATTGCACAATAGGAAATACCTCTGCCAATAAATTTTTCTTCATTTTCAATATCAAGCTTTCTTGGATTCATACCAAGCGCAAATATAATGGATTTGCATTCATATTTTTTGTCTTCGCCAATAAAAACAGCAAACCCGCCAGGAACATTATCAATGTTTTCCACTGTCGCAGATATTATTTCTCCTCCCAGAGCTGTTGCTTGTTTTTTAAAGCGTTCTGTTAATTCCTGTCCTGAAATTGATTCAAAACCAGGATAATTTTCTATCTGCCAAGCTTTTGTAATCTGTCCTCCGATTTCAGCTCCTATAACAAGATGTTTAATTTTATAACGAGATGCATAGATAGAAGCTCCTAGCCCTGCTGGACCTGCGCCGATAATAATAAGATCGTACATAATTTTATATTGCCTTTTTTAATATTTATCATTGTTTAGTAATTATAGTATAAATATGTTTTTAAACAAAATTTTAAAAAGCCTCGGAAAAATCCAAGGCTATTTTTAAAAATTTTCCTCTTTTACATTAAACTTTCCAGCTCTTTCTTGAGTATTTCTTTATTTTGCACGCCCGAAAATTCTTTTATAATTTTTCCGTTTTTGAATATTTTAAGAGAAGGAATAGACATAACTTCAAACTTTGAAGCAGCTTCTCCGTTTTCATCCACATTACATTTGCCTATTCTAATTTTTCCTTCCATCTCCTTGGCTAGTTCATCTATAATTGGTCCCATTATCTGACAAGGTCCGCACCAGGACGCCCAAAAGTCAACTAAAGTCACCTTGTCGTTTTTTATAACCTCCTGTTCAAAATTTTCATCAGTAAATTCTATAGCCATATAACTTAAATGATAAGCCTTGATAACCTTCATGAAAAAGATCACCCTGCTTATTTTTATTAATTATTATATTAATGTCCTTTTATAAATAACTAACAATTATTAGCATTAATAAAAAATTATCTTTATTTATTTACCCAACCTTCTGCCGCGACTCAGGAAATCATTGATAGCTATTTCGAACTCTTCTATTCCAAAATCAGGATAATATTTTTCTGAAAAATAAAGCTGAGCATTAGCGGTGTCCCACATCATAAAACCGGCACTTAAATGAGGCTCACCGCCAGTACGAATCATAAAATCAACAGCCGGCAAAGATTTGGTCATAAGATTTTCCTTTATCGTATCTGCAGAGATAGCTTCTGCTGGAATCTCCTTATTAATAATCTGTTTTATAGCACTAGCCATTTCATCATCACCACTGTAAGCCAGAAAAAAATTAAGAACATTCTGGGAATAGTTTTTAGTCGCTTCAAGGCAATCATATAAAACTTTTTTCAAAGAATCCGGAAACTGTTCTTCCCAATGGCCAATAAAATTTATTTTTACCTGATGTTTATGAATATCTTCACTTTTGAGCAACTTAGTAAAATGCTCTTCATAAATGCGCAATAATTCCCGGCTTTCTTCTATTGGACGCTTTTTGAGGTTTTCCAGAGATGAACCCCAAACAGAAAAACATTTTATCCCAAGATCAAGGGCCTTGCGCAAAAGTTTTTCAGTATTTTCTGCTCCAGCTTCATGCCCTTTCCAAGGTTTAAGGCCGTGTTCTTTCGCCCAACGGCGGTTTCCATCAGGAATAATAACAACATGAT
Encoded here:
- the mrdA gene encoding penicillin-binding protein 2, which produces MPKRKRSIIKFFSGMEIEDYVLTATEKEAARMEKPFEKKWFTVFWWIILIAFGALFCRIFFLTVIRGAYYKDVSKGNSIRSVVIQASRGRIFDRSGNALVSNIPSIDAVIIPADIPKDKQKIKEIANIVSDVLKMDENEIRTKLENSVSNSLNAVLLKEHISQDESLVLLEKNNSIPGVSIEKTAIRSYMDGSIFSHILGYEGKIEKKELEKEQGYSLTDYIGKHGIEKSYEQFLRGTRGANQMEVDSMGNIKRELGIINPNPGSDLVLSIDANLQKKIYDSLNDILEKTKTKTAAAVAINPQNGEVLAMISIPSYDNNLFAQKISETDYSKLINNSNKPLFNRAISGEYPPGSTIKPVIATAALSEGIITPSTIISGLGGVLKIGNYSFGDWKAHAPSDVRKAIAESNDIFFYTIGGGYGKIEGLGMNRMKKWYNLYGFGQLSGIDIGGESSGLIPDEQWKQNKIGEKWSIGNSYHAAIGQGYITATPLQLANYTSTIANGGTLFKPHIVSQIKKGDEILTLIQPQVIRSNFVSPDIINVIREGMRQVVTEGTAQSLKDLPVDIAGKTGTAQFGSNNQTHGWFISFAPYNNPQIAMVVLVEGGGEGHSSALPVTKEVYEWYFKEKY
- the trmD gene encoding tRNA (guanosine(37)-N1)-methyltransferase TrmD — protein: MQFDIITIFPRIFDSYFNESILKRARKNGLIDINIHNLRDYTTDKRKTVDDTPYGGGAGMVLKIESIYKCVQSLKSKIRSRKLKVRIVLFSAKGKKYTQKDAKRLSKYDQLIFICGRYEGVDERVAKYIADEEISIGDYVLTGGEIPAMIVADSVSRIIPGVLGNNESTKIESHSKEGYLEFPQYTKPEIFNKWKVPKILLSGNHKEIEKWRKKNSKQKLCMKSQ
- the mreD gene encoding rod shape-determining protein MreD, which produces MKKKLIYLLIFFIAIVIQTSILPVILGSNFNGDIVLMLVLVLSVIDGFFAFLGWSIILGILYDLASYSVIGEHALIFSLVVYFVSFFSRRLSLEVKGIGWVLLFMFVIIATLLSKSIIALITVWNFQDLHLYWKIFGSLKHIAFQIMSNSILFLFLFFLIKKIKEFFKLEK
- a CDS encoding sugar transferase; translation: MKKRSELFFSAIQVPMDIAMIILAALSAFAIRDIPQIIALQPKLYNFPFRSYIIVVIMIVPFFILIYALEGLYDLKVTRKFGRESLKVFSATSIGLVAIIVSIFLKREWFSSRFIILAGWVLATVYVIIGRSMLREIQKLFFRYKGIGVHRLLLIGNNDKIELIKKAIRNNLYSGYKIVSNIDSASIHRIKEIRNKLGVDEIITCDASITDSEQEKLIDYCAINNIAYKFMPTTLQTAKFEASIFNGEPIIEVKHTPLDGWGKILKRTFDIIGSILLIILFSPIMLVVAAAVWMETGRPIIYKNERVGNDGRKFFAYKFRYMKWEYCVTKENKKIEEALRYEKELIEKHSLRHGPLYKIKNDPRKTRVGNFIEKYSIDELPQFFNVLKGEMSIVGPRPHQKREVEKYNEYHRRLLTIKPGVTGMAQISGRSDLQFEDEYKLDVYYIENWSLWLDIQICLKTVTVLFKRRKN
- the ftsW gene encoding putative lipid II flippase FtsW; the protein is MEKEKFKTKIMYEKSVDKTLLTVVLILLAFGLVMIASAGVIYSETRFADEYYFFKHQLFFGVIPGIIALYTFSKIDYHFWKKVSVPLFFISLVFLILVFVPGIGTKIYGASRWIQLGSFSFQPSEMAKLSIIIYLAAWLESRGVHRIKDFLEGFLPFLGIMAFIGFLIIKQPDIGTLGVILLTSISIFFISGASLKHIFSMGILGFFLLWILVKIEPYRFNRIATFLDRGFDPQGIGYQINQALLAIGSGGLLGVGLGHSRQKFNYLPEPVGDSIFAIIGEELGIIGAVTLVVLIVLLALRGIKIAKNSPDMFGRLLATGVIMWIAFQAFINISANIALVPLTGVPLPFVSYGGTSLIFLMSAVGILLNISKHLNINCK
- a CDS encoding KH domain-containing protein, encoding MTDKRATDQEFLEFAVKALVDNPDDVKVERKIDEMGVLISLDVNPADMGMVIGREGQTAKALRTILRVIGARNNARVNLKINEPEGSNRGERPAKTSDEPKKSIDDVLGNM